The Chlorocebus sabaeus isolate Y175 chromosome 9, mChlSab1.0.hap1, whole genome shotgun sequence genome includes a window with the following:
- the MAP3K8 gene encoding mitogen-activated protein kinase kinase kinase 8, with protein MEYMSTGSDNKEEIDLLIKHLNVSDVIDIMENLYASEEPAVYEPSLMTMCQDSNQNDERSKSLLLSGQEVPWLSSVRYGTVEDLLAFANHISNTAKHFYGQRPQESGILLNMVITPQNGRYQIDSDVLLIPWKLTYRNIGSDFIPRGAFGKVYLAQDIKTKKRMACKLIPVDQFKPSDVEIQACFRHENIAELYGAVLWGETVHLFMEAGEGGSVLEKLESCGPMREFEIIWVTKHVLKGLDFLHSKKVIHHDIKPSNIVFMSTKAVLVDFGLSVQMTEDVYFPKDLRGTEIYMSPEVILCRGHSTKADIYSLGATLIHMQTGTPPWVKRYPRSAYPSYLYIIHKQAPPLEDIADDCSPGMRELIEAALERNPNHRPRAADLLKHEALNPPREDQPRCQSLDSALFERKRLLSRKELELPENIADSSCTGSTEESEMLKRQRSLYIDLGALAGYFNLVRGPPTLEYG; from the exons ATGGAGTACATGAGCACTGGAAGTGACAATAAAGAAGAGATTGAtttattaattaaacatttaaatgtgtCCGATGTAATAGACATTATGGAAAATCTTTATGCAAGTGAAGAGCCAGCAGTTTATGAACCCAGTCTAATGACCATGTGTCAAGACAGCAATCAAAACGATGAGCGTTCTAAGTCTCTGCTGCTTAGTGGCCAAGAGGTACCATGGTTGTCATCAGTCAGATATGGAACCGTGGAGGATTTGCTGGCTTTTGCCAACCATATATCCAACACTGCAAAGCATTTTTATGGACAGCGACCACAAGAGTCTGGAATTTTATTAAACATG GTCATCACTCCTCAAAATGGACGTTACCAAATAGACTCTGATGTTCTCCTGATCCCTTGGAAGCTGACTTACAGGAATATTGGTTCTGATTTTATTCCTCGGGGAGCCTTTGGAAAGGTATACTTGGCACAAGATATAAAGACGAAGAAAAGAATGGCGTGTAAACTG ATCCCAGTAGATCAATTTAAGCCATCTGATGTGGAGATCCAGGCTTGCTTCCGGCACGAGAACATCGCAGAGCTGTATGGCGCAGTCCTGTGGGGTGAAACTGTCCATCTCTTTATGGAAGCAGGCGAGGGAGGGTCTGTTCTGGAGAAACTGGAGAGCTGTGGACCAATGAGagaatttgaaattatttggGTGACAAAGCATGTTCTCAAGGGACTTGATTTTCTACACTCAAAGAAAGTAATCCATCATGATATTAAAC CTAGCAACATTGTTTTCATGTCCACAAAAGCTGTTTTGGTGGATTTTGGCCTAAGTGTTCAAATGACCGAAGATGTCTATTTTCCTAAGGATCTCCGGGGAACAGAG ATTTACATGAGCCCAGAGGTCATCCTATGCAGGGGCCATTCAACCAAAGCAGACATCTACAGCCTGGGAGCCACGCTCATCCACATGCAGACGGGCACCCCGCCCTGGGTGAAGCGCTACCCTCGCTCAGCCTATCCCTCCTACCTGTACATA ATCCACAAGCAAGCGCCTCCACTAGAAGACATTGCAGATGACTGCAGTCCAGGGATGAGAGAGCTGATAGAAGCTGCGCTGGAGAGAAACCCCAATCACCGCCCAAGAGCCGCAGACCTACTAAAACATGAGGCCCTGAACCCGCCCAGAGAGGATCAGCCACGCTGTCAGAGTCTGGACTCTGCCCTCTTTGAGCGCAAGAGGCTGCTGAGTAGGAAGGAGCTGGAACTTCCTGAGAACATTGCTG attCTTCATGCACAGGAAGCACCGAGGAATCTGAGATGCTCAAGAGACAACGCTCTCTCTACATAGACCTCGGCGCTCTGGCTGGCTACTTCAATCTTGTTCGGGGGCCACCAACACTTGAATATGGCTGA